The following is a genomic window from Solanum stenotomum isolate F172 unplaced genomic scaffold, ASM1918654v1 scaffold35169, whole genome shotgun sequence.
CTCTGTTTACTCTGCTCTAATCCCATCGCAAGCTCCTTGATTTGTCTATCAGAAAATGAAGTTGTTGTTCCAAAAGATACATAAAGAACTGATCTTGGAGGTTGTTTGTTCAGCCAATCCAAACTTATATTCGAGATGTAATTGAATTTAGTCGGCAGAATAGGTCCAATTGCCCATTGTTTCTTGTTCAGACTAATTTCTGCTTGTTCCATCAAATCAATATACTTGCTTTCAATTACTTTACTTGTATTATGGATATCACCTGATCTAATATCCATATATGGATGTTGAGAATCTGATAAGTCCATAGCTTCATCTGTTGTAACTCCTTCAAAGGAGTATAGCTTATTAAGCAATTCTTCTTCATGTTGGccagaaatctttaaaaataagCACATCATAATATAGCATGAGAAAGCTGAAATGCAGTTAAATATATAGGATTCAGCATTGAGCAAAGAAGAAACATCTTGAACATTGTAAGACATCATAGGATCATGAACAACAACGACTCGTTTTACTTTTGATGAAATATTGCGTATGAAAGAAGCAATGGGATCGCGAAGAAGCATAGAAACATCCCATACTGTCTCAAGATTTGATGAGGATATTAGTTCAGGATTTGGAAGGTCATGGAAGTGAAGTTTGGCTATGTTTGAAGGATTTAATGTGTTAGCTTGAATCCTGGCTTGATGATTATGTGTTGCCAATCCAACATAGTAGACAGGAAGTTGATAGGAGGAGATTAAACATGAAAGTTGGAGAAGTTGGTTATGATGGCCTTGAGATGGAAATGGAACCATAACTATAGCTACTTCATCTTGTTTCAGTTTGCTAAATTCATGGTTTTCTACTTGTGTCATGGCTAGAAGCAGGGCTATCAATATTCAATATACAAGGTAAAACAACTTTGAAGTTTGTTCAATCTTTTGTAGAAGTTGTTGAAGtgagtgtgtgtatatatactaGTTGGTAAAGGCGTCGTAAAATTCTTTGAGGTTGTATGTTCAAGTCCTACCAGCttcataattattttcatttttttactaTAATCGTCGACACCCTTAAAAACAATTCTGGGTCCGCTACTGTGTGTATGTATGTAAGAggttgtcccaatttatgtggcgtttttcatttttcgagagtcaaacaatttaagtttgatcagaaatttacatttttctatttttttgaaatgaaatttatatttgtaaattaagtaaaaagt
Proteins encoded in this region:
- the LOC125852420 gene encoding zeatin O-glucosyltransferase-like, with the protein product MTQVENHEFSKLKQDEVAIVMVPFPSQGHHNQLLQLSCLISSYQLPVYYVGLATHNHQARIQANTLNPSNIAKLHFHDLPNPELISSSNLETVWDVSMLLRDPIASFIRNISSKVKRVVVVHDPMMSYNVQDVSSLLNAESYIFNCISAFSCYIMMCLFLKISGQHEEELLNKLYSFEGVTTDEAMDLSDSQHPYMDIRSGDIHNTSKVIESKYIDLMEQAEISLNKKQWAIGPILPTKFNYISNISLDWLNKQPPRSVLYVSFGTTTSFSDRQIKELAMGLEQ